A genomic window from Chrysoperla carnea chromosome 3, inChrCarn1.1, whole genome shotgun sequence includes:
- the LOC123294920 gene encoding uncharacterized protein LOC123294920 isoform X1: MQCCSILVLSKCWILLSSNFCFLKLIFKLLRAGKMPRNRIKPLGTRNYGNYKPEILDECLEAIRSGELTQRAAETRYGIPRSTIKNKLKGRHMNTVGRARTFSDEEELAFEKHLITLSDYGFPVVETDFRYAVKCYLDKKGVKIDRFQNNLPGYEWTKSFLKRHEKLTSRLSSNIKKVRAEVGAKDIENYMENLKEVIENVPATHIWNYDETNLSDDPGNKKVICKRGAKYVENICNHSKSATSLMFSGNAAGTLLPPYVVYKADNMWTTWTENGPAGARYNRSKSGWFDAICFEDWFESLFLPHVRTQNGPKVIIGDNLSSHISLNVLRLCEENNVKFVCLPPNSTHLTQPLDVAFFSPMKKSWRAILSKWKESASGSKFTTIPKDAFPTLLKELMASLAENQERNLMAGFEKCGIHPFNKQKLLDRLPENQPVDNTVIGEAFLEQLEKKRAEYLTKDGPKKRKKKLQVPAGKSVSVKDVEEATGILEATNKPSSSKQTSSKSEKEKVPKKKHKQTYNSSSDEDDVEMVLESDGVSESFSDLEDLQEESKKAEPTAETKKQKWKAEDFAVDNFVIVIYNGQKYPGKIVSIFDHGPVVECMEKKIKFWRWPEKQDRMAYDWDDVWEKINPPKIASKRNQFTVPELDNFVE, from the exons ATGCAGTGCTGCTCCATCTTGGTGTTGTCAAAGTGCTGGATTTTGTTGTCTTCCAACTTTTGTTTCCTCAAGCTTATTTTTAAGCTGTTGAGAGCTG GGAAAATGCCAAGAAACCGGATAAAACCACTAGGGACTAGAAATTACGGTAACTACAAACCAGAAATATTGGATGAATGTCTTGAGGCCATACGATCAGGTGAGTTAACACAAAGAGCTGCAGAAACAAGGTATGGCATTCCTCGTTCTACAATTAAGAATAAATTGAAAGGCAGGCATATGAATACAGTTGGTCGAGCAAGAACATTTAGCGATGAAGAAGAGCTGGCTTTTGAAAAGCACTTGATAACACTATCTGACTATGGATTTCCAGTTGTTGAGACTGATTTCAGATATGCAGTAAAATGCTATTTAGATAAGAAAGGTGTCAAGATAGATAGGTTTCAAAACAACCTCCCTGGCTACGAATGGACCAAATCGTTTTTGAAAAGGCATGAGAAGCTGACAAGTCGTCTCAGCTCtaacataaaaaaagtaagagCTGAAGTTGGTGCtaaagatattgaaaattacATGGAAAACCTGAAAGAAGTTATCGAAAACGTTCCTGCCACTCATATTTGGAACTACGATGAAACAAATCTTTCAGATGACCCTGGAAACAAAAAGGTAATTTGTAAGAGGGGAGCTAAATATGTGGAAAACATATGCAATCATAGTAAAAGTGCAACCTCTCTCATGTTTTCTGGAAATGCTGCAGGGACTCTTCTCCCCCCCTATGTAGTGTACAAGGCAGATAACATGTGGACAACTTGGACTGAGAATGGACCAGCAGGGGCTCGTTATAATCGTTCTAAAAGTGGCTGGTTTGACGCTATATGTTTCGAAGATTGGTTTGAGTCGTTGTTCTTACCTCATGTGAGAACTCAAAATGGGCCAAAAGTTATTATCGGGGATAACTTGTCTTCACACATTAGTTTAAACGTACTTAGGCTTTGTGAAGaaaacaatgttaaatttgTCTGCTTACCACCGAACTCCACCCATCTTACACAACCTCTAGATGTGGCCTTCTTTTCCCCCATGAAAAAGTCATGGCGAGCAATCTTAAGCAAATGGAAAGAGTCCGCTTCTGGCTCTAAGTTCACAACCATTCCAAAGGACGCATTTCCGACTCTATTAAAAGAGTTAATGGCTAGTTTGGCAGAAAATCAAGAAAGAAACCTGATGGCTGGATTTGAAAAGTGTGGAATCCATCCTTTTAACAAACAGAAACTACTAGACAGGCTGCCAGAAAACCAACCGGTTGACAACACAGTAATAGGAGAAGCCTTTCTTGAGCAACTGGAGAAAAAGAGAGCTGAATACTTGACGAAAGATGGCCCCAAAAAGAGAAAGAAGAAGCTGCAAGTGCCCGCAGGAAAGAGTGTTTCGGTTAAGGATGTAGAAGAAGCTACCGGTATCTTAGAAGCAACCAATAAACCCTCTTCGTCAAAGCAGACTTCGTCAAAATCTGAGAAAGAAAAAGTTCCCAAGAAGAAGCATAAACAGACTTACAATTCTTCTTCGGATGAAGACGATGTGGAAATGGTATTAGAGTCAGATGGAGTGAGTGAATCATTTTCAGACCTAGAAGACCTTCAGGAAGAATCTAAGAAAGCCGAACCTACtgctgaaacaaaaaaacaaaaatggaaagcaGAAGATTTTGCCGTTGATAACTTTGTAATTGTGATCTACAATGGTCAAAAGTACCCTGGCAAAATAGTAAGCATTTTTGATCATGGCCCAGTAGTTGAGTGCAtggagaagaaaataaaattctggcGCTGGCCTGAGAAGCAAGACCGCATGGCCTATGACTGGGATGACGTTTGGGAAAAAATAAATCCTCCTAAAATAGCATCAAAGAGGAACCAGTTCACAGTCCCAGAACTAGACAATTTCGTGGaataa
- the LOC123294920 gene encoding uncharacterized protein LOC123294920 isoform X2: MWTTWTENGPAGARYNRSKSGWFDAICFEDWFESLFLPHVRTQNGPKVIIGDNLSSHISLNVLRLCEENNVKFVCLPPNSTHLTQPLDVAFFSPMKKSWRAILSKWKESASGSKFTTIPKDAFPTLLKELMASLAENQERNLMAGFEKCGIHPFNKQKLLDRLPENQPVDNTVIGEAFLEQLEKKRAEYLTKDGPKKRKKKLQVPAGKSVSVKDVEEATGILEATNKPSSSKQTSSKSEKEKVPKKKHKQTYNSSSDEDDVEMVLESDGVSESFSDLEDLQEESKKAEPTAETKKQKWKAEDFAVDNFVIVIYNGQKYPGKIVSIFDHGPVVECMEKKIKFWRWPEKQDRMAYDWDDVWEKINPPKIASKRNQFTVPELDNFVE, translated from the coding sequence ATGTGGACAACTTGGACTGAGAATGGACCAGCAGGGGCTCGTTATAATCGTTCTAAAAGTGGCTGGTTTGACGCTATATGTTTCGAAGATTGGTTTGAGTCGTTGTTCTTACCTCATGTGAGAACTCAAAATGGGCCAAAAGTTATTATCGGGGATAACTTGTCTTCACACATTAGTTTAAACGTACTTAGGCTTTGTGAAGaaaacaatgttaaatttgTCTGCTTACCACCGAACTCCACCCATCTTACACAACCTCTAGATGTGGCCTTCTTTTCCCCCATGAAAAAGTCATGGCGAGCAATCTTAAGCAAATGGAAAGAGTCCGCTTCTGGCTCTAAGTTCACAACCATTCCAAAGGACGCATTTCCGACTCTATTAAAAGAGTTAATGGCTAGTTTGGCAGAAAATCAAGAAAGAAACCTGATGGCTGGATTTGAAAAGTGTGGAATCCATCCTTTTAACAAACAGAAACTACTAGACAGGCTGCCAGAAAACCAACCGGTTGACAACACAGTAATAGGAGAAGCCTTTCTTGAGCAACTGGAGAAAAAGAGAGCTGAATACTTGACGAAAGATGGCCCCAAAAAGAGAAAGAAGAAGCTGCAAGTGCCCGCAGGAAAGAGTGTTTCGGTTAAGGATGTAGAAGAAGCTACCGGTATCTTAGAAGCAACCAATAAACCCTCTTCGTCAAAGCAGACTTCGTCAAAATCTGAGAAAGAAAAAGTTCCCAAGAAGAAGCATAAACAGACTTACAATTCTTCTTCGGATGAAGACGATGTGGAAATGGTATTAGAGTCAGATGGAGTGAGTGAATCATTTTCAGACCTAGAAGACCTTCAGGAAGAATCTAAGAAAGCCGAACCTACtgctgaaacaaaaaaacaaaaatggaaagcaGAAGATTTTGCCGTTGATAACTTTGTAATTGTGATCTACAATGGTCAAAAGTACCCTGGCAAAATAGTAAGCATTTTTGATCATGGCCCAGTAGTTGAGTGCAtggagaagaaaataaaattctggcGCTGGCCTGAGAAGCAAGACCGCATGGCCTATGACTGGGATGACGTTTGGGAAAAAATAAATCCTCCTAAAATAGCATCAAAGAGGAACCAGTTCACAGTCCCAGAACTAGACAATTTCGTGGaataa